In the genome of Triticum urartu cultivar G1812 chromosome 5, Tu2.1, whole genome shotgun sequence, one region contains:
- the LOC125510114 gene encoding chaperone protein ClpD1, chloroplastic-like — translation MEVCCCSTSSSLLASGRFAAPVASARARQWGAAGGGRAVVMAHPLRPAAAPRPARRARRGVTRAVFERFTERAVKAVVHSQKEARGLGEGAVAPRHLLLGLVAEDRSAGGFLSSGITVERAREECRGLIGAASQKAGGLDTDVPFDGGCRRVFEVAVELSRNMGCSFISPEHLAIALFTLDDPTTNNLLRSLGADPSQLASVAVTRLHEELAKDGRDLAGASSLKVPEKAPAGAGAGRSAFSKSLSKKKDKGALDQFCLDLTTQASGGFIDPIIGREEEIERVVQIICRRTKNNPILLGEAGVGKTAIAEGLALRIANGDVPIFLVAKRIMSLDIGLLIAGAKERGELESRITSLIREVREAGDVILFIDEVHNLVGSGTAGKGKGAGLDISNLLKPPLARGELQCIAATTLDEHRMHFEKDKALNRRFQPVFVDEPSQEDAVKILLGLRENYETYHKCKFTLEAINAAVYLSARYIPDRQLPDKAIDLIDEAGSRARIESYQKKKEGQSSVLLKEPDEYWQEIKAVQAMHDVVSSNKMKYSPNKNNQQNASLNTEAPHQDKAEPTIEEPIVVGTEEIARVASLWSGIPVQQLTADDKKILVGLDDELRKRVIGQDDAVAAISRAVKRSRVGLSDPDRPIATMLFCGPTGVGKTELTKALAASYFGSESAMLRLDMSEYMERHTVSKLIGSPPGYVGYGETGTLTEAVRRKPFTVVLLDEIEKAHPDIFNILLQIFEDGHLADSQGRRVSFKNTLIVMTSNVGSTSISNGRRSMGFSTEDTESSRYVAVKSLVMEELKGFFRPELLNRIDETVVFRPLEQTQMLAILDILLEELKGKLLAVGIGLEVSDAMKELICREGYDKNYGARPLRRAITQLMEDVISEAILFGEYKPGDTILVDTDSKGKPCLSRLNQPPIVQVSDSTRTF, via the exons ATGGAGGTGTGCTGCTGCTCCACCTCGTCCTCCCTCCTCGCCAGCGGCCGCTTCGCCGCGCCGGTGGCGTCCGCGCGGGCGCGGCAGTGGGGCGCGGCGGGGGGCGGGAGGGCGGTCGTGATGGCGCACCCGCTGCGCCCGGCTGCCGCCCCGAGGCCCGCGCGCCGGGCGCGCCGCGGGGTGACCCGGGCCGTCTTCGAGCGCTTCACGGAGCGGGCCGTCAAGGCGGTGGTGCACTCCCAGAAGGAGGCCCGGGGGCTCGGGGAGGGCGCCGTGGCGCCGCGCCACCTGCTGCTCGGCCTCGTCGCCGAGGACCGCTCCGCCGGGGGGTTCCTCTCCTCCGGGATCACCGTCGAGCGCGCGCGCGAGGAGTGCCGCGGCCTCATCGGCGCCGCCTCCCAGAAGGCGGGCGGGCTTGACACGGACGTGCCCTTCGACGGGGGCTGCAGGCGCGTCTTCGAGGTCGCCGTCGAGCTGTCCAGGAACATGGGCTGCAGCTTCATCTCCCCCGAGCACCTCGCCATCGCGCTCTTCACGCTCGACGATCCCACCACCAACAATCTCCTCAGAAG CTTGGGAGCGGATCCGAGTCAGCTAGCGTCAGTTGCAGTCACCCGACTCCATGAAGAGCTTGCAAAAGATGGCAGAGATCTCGCAGGAGCATCTTCTCTCAAAGTGCCCGAGAAAGCACCCGCTGGAGCTGGAGCTGGAAGATCTGCCTTCAGCAAATCCTTAAGCAAAAAGAAAG ATAAAGGCGCGCTAGATCAGTTTTGTCTAGATTTGACCACACAAGCCAGTGGAGGGTTTATTGACCCCATTATTGGCCGCGAGGAGGAGATCGAAAGGGTAGTTCAGATAATATGCCGGCGAACAAAGAACAATCCCATCCTTTTGGGTGAGGCTGGTGTTGGTAAAACTGCGATCGCCGAAGGGTTGGCTCTTCGGATTGCAAATGGAGATGTCCCCATTTTCCTCGTG GCAAAGCGTATAATGTCACTAGACATTGGCCTGCTTATTGCTGGCGCAAAAGAGAGGGGCGAACTGGAGTCCAGGATCACTAGTTTAATTCGTGAAGTCCGTGAAGCAG GTGATGTTATTCTTTTCATCGATGAGGTTCACAATCTTGTTGGATCTGGAACTGCTGGAAAGGGTAAGGGTGCTGGCCTTGATATTAGCAATCTACTGAAGCCCCCACTTGCCAGAGGTGAACTGCAG TGCATTGCAGCTACAACTTTAGATGAACACCGGATGCATTTTGAGAAGGATAAGGCTTTGAACCGCAGGTTCCAGCCAGTATTTGTAGATGAGCCTAGCCAG GAAGACGCTGTGAAAATATTACTGGGTCTTCGTGAGAATTATGAAACTTATCATAAATGCAAATTCACTCTAGAAGCCATCAATGCAGCAGTTTATTTGTCAGCAAGATATATCCCTGACAGACAGCTTCCTGACAAGGCTATTGATCTTATTGACGAAGCTGGCAGTAGAGCTCGAATTGAATCATatcaaaagaagaaggaaggacAGTCTTCCGTTCTCTTAAAGGAGCCGGATGAATACTGGCAGGAGATAAAAGCTGTCCAGGCCATGCATGACGTG GTGTCATCTAACAAGATGAAATATTCTCCGAATAAGAATAATCAACAGAATGCGAGTCTTAACACTGAAGCGCCACATCAGGATAAGGCCGAGCCAACAATTGAGGA gcCTATTGTAGTTGGGACAGAAGAAATTGCAAGAGTTGCCTCATTATGGTCGGGTATTCCAGTCCAACAGCTGACTGCTGATGATAAAAAGATCTTAGTAGGACTGGATGATGAGCTTAGAAAGCGTGTTATTGGTCAAGATGACGCTGTTGCGGCGATATCGCGGGCGGTGAAGAGATCACGTGTAGGCCTCAGTGACCCTGACAGACCTATAGCTACGATGCTCTTTTGTGGTCCTACAGGGGTTGGTAAAACCGAGCTTACCAAAGCTCTTGCGGCGAGCTACTTTGGATCG GAATCTGCTATGCTTAGACtagacatgagtgaatacatGGAGAGGCACACGGTGAGCAAACTGATAGGCTCTCCTCCAGGGTACGTTGGATATGGTGAAACTGGTACTTTGACAGAAGCAGTCAGGAGAAAACCATTCACCGTGGTACTGCTTGATGAGATAGAGAAAGCTCACCCTGATATTTTCAATATCCTTCTCCAAATTTTTGAAGATGGGCATCTGGCAGACTCACAG GGTCGCAGAGTTTCGTTCAAGAACACATTGATTGTCATGACATCAAATGTTGGTTCTACGTCAATTTCGAATGGACGACGGAGCATGGGTTTCTCAACAGAGGATACTGAGTCGAGCAGATATGTCGCGGTGAAATCCCTCGTGATGGAAGAGCTGAAAGGATTCTTCCGTCCAGAATTGCTCAACAGGATTGATGAGACGGTTGTCTTCCGTCCTCTGGAACAGACTCAG ATGCTAGCGATTCTCGATATCCTCCTAGAGGAACTGAAGGGCAAGCTCTTGGCCGTCGGGATCGGCCTAGAGGTCTCCGATGCCATGAAGGAGCTGATCTGCCGAGAAGGCTACGACAAGAACTACGGCGCGCGGCCGCTGAGGAGAGCTATCACCCAACTGATGGAGGATGTCATCAGCGAAGCGATCCTTTTCGGCGAGTACAAGCCTGGCGACACGATACTGGTGGACACCGACAGCAAGGGGAAGCCTTGCTTGAGTCGTCTGAACCAACCACCGATCGTCCAAGTGTCTGACTCAACACGGACATTCTGA
- the LOC125510115 gene encoding probable inactive purple acid phosphatase 29: MARLGLWHFPPLMLLLLLLGLFLDAAAAAGKGKKWGGDGGGLRFRREGGTFKVLQVADMHYADGRSTGCEDVLPEQVAGCSDLNTTAFLYRVLRAEDPDLVVFTGDNIYGADSTDAAKSMDAAIAPAIAMNIPWAAVLGNHDQEGTLSREGVMRHLVGMKKTLSRFNPEGVKIDGFGNYNLEVGGVEGTQLANKSVLNLYFLDSGDRSTVWWIPGYGWIKASQQAWFKQTSLSLQKNYRNEEPRQKEPAPALAYFHIPLPEFSSFTASDFTGVKQESISSPSINSGFFTTMVEAGDVKAAFIGHDHVNDFCGKLTGIQLCYAGGLGYHAYGKAGWSRRARVVSVQLEKTVSGEWQGVKSIKTWKRLDDEHLTTIDSEVLWNRGSNGRRRKDHDRS; the protein is encoded by the exons ATGGCCCGCCTCGGCCTCTGGCACTTTCCGCCGCTgatgctcctcctcctcctcctcggcctcttcctcgacgcggcggccgcggcggggaaggggaagaagtGGGGCGGTGACGGCGGGGGGCTGCGGTTCCGGCGGGAGGGCGGCACGTTCAAGGTGCTGCAGGTGGCGGACATGCACTACGCCGACGGGCGGAGCACCGGGTGCGAGGACGTGCTGCCCGAGCAGGTCGCCGGCTGCTCCGACCTCAACACCACCGCCTTCCTCTACCGCGTCCTCCGCGCCGAGGACCCCGACCTCGTCGTCTTCACAG GCGATAACATATACGGCGCAGATTCAACCGACGCGGCCAAGTCGATGGATGCAGCCATCGCCCCGGCAATCGCCATGAACATTCCCTGGGCTGCTGTGCTCGGCAACCATGACCAGGAGGGCACCCTGTCGCGGGAGGGCGTGATGCGCCACCTTGTAGGCATGAAGAAAACCCTGTCACGCTTCAACCCTGAAGGAGTAAAGATCGACGGCTTCGGTAATTATAACCTCGAAGTTGGTGGGGTTGAAGGAACACAGCTGGCTAACAAATCAGTGCTCAACCTGTATTTTCTCGACAGTGGTGACCGTTCTACTGTATGGTGGATCCCTGGTTATGGTTGGATCAAGGCTTCACAGCAAGCTTGGTTCAAGCAAACCTCCTTGAGTCTGCAG AAAAACTACAGGAATGAAGAACCCAGACAGAAGGAGCCAGCACCTGCTCTTGCATACTTCCACATTCCATTGCCGGAGTTCAGCAGCTTCACAGCGTCTGATTTCACAGGAGTGAAGCAGGAGAGTATCAGCTCGCCATCAATCAACTCCGGTTTCTTTACCACGATGGTGGAAGCTGGAGATGTGAAGGCTGCCTTCATAGGACATGATCACGTAAATGACTTCTGCGGGAAGCTCACCGGTATTCAGCTCTGCTATGCCGGTGGCTTGGGTTACCATGCGTACGGGAAGGCTGGGTGGTCGAGGAGAGCAAGGGTGGTGTCCGTGCAGCTCGAGAAGACGGTGAGCGGTGAGTGGCAAGGAGTGAAGTCTATCAAGACATGGAAGAGGCTTGATGATGAACACCTCACCACGATTGACTCCGAGGTCCTGTGGAACAGAGGCTCTAATG GGAGGCGCAGGAAGGATCATGACAGAAGCTGA